Genomic DNA from Misgurnus anguillicaudatus chromosome 18, ASM2758022v2, whole genome shotgun sequence:
AAGTCTCTGGAGAGATCCACAGACCCATCCAGACTGTTAACGATGAATCCAATATTTTTACCACACATGGCATCACTTAAAGGTTTGCAGGCAGAAGGTCCCCGACTAAAATCAGCCTTTATCGAAATGGTCTCAACCCCATAAGTGTCTGTGATGGACCTGGCAGTGTCAGACAAATTTCTGACATCACTGCTAATCAAAATCACACAGATGCCATGCCTAGCCAGTTCTTCTGCATATGCTTTAGCTATTGCCTCTGAAGCACCTATGCAAAGAAGGGGGTTACATTATTTTTGTaggaattaaattaaatgtctACAAACATATCAGTATGAAGCACCATAACGTTCAACAAGTGATAAAACGGAATGATTCATTTTGAACATACCACAAATGACAGCCCATTCTCCATATTGCTGACTGAGATCCCTACGGTAAACAAGACGAGGAATAAAATGAAGCCTTATCAGGCTATAACAGTCCCTTAGTAATATCACTGCCTTACTAGCTGTGTAACACGCGCCCACCAGTGCCAATGTTTCCATGTAACAATTACACGATCTGGCTATTTCTCTATACAAAAGATGGAAGCTGTCGACAGCCGCCATCGTAACACGAAATCTGTGCAACTCTTTACTCTAAATTAATAGAAAGTAAACACTTTAGTTTACAAGCTTTACCCTAGCTATGTTTCTTAACATAAGCAAGCTGAATAtaagtacaattttgtctcttcTCTCACGTCATGTGTGTTAAACACAACCCGGAAAAGATTGTGCTTCATCTTAGCTGCGCAGATTGTTCCTTGTATGACATCACAGTTCAGCGAGAGCACAGCTTTTGAATCCCTCTCGCGGTTTTTTGAAGTCATATTCTGATCTGCCTGCGCAGGGTTGCGTAAAGTACAATCACGTGATTAGCTCGCGTCACATGAACGACTCACGTCACGTGACCAGCCTGAGCGACTTCAGTCAGCAGCGTACAACTgataaaaatatcacatttcaTTTTCTTTCTCCGGTCCAgtctttatatttaaatttatttagtGTCTGCGACACAAGATATATTTGTATTCGTGCATAGTTGGAGCTTATTTGTACAGAATATGGATTTTAAAAGGCTGAGTTTGGCGGACGCTTCTCCTCAGCTGAGCTTGTTTCCATAGAAACGGATGCTAAGCTAGTTTACATAGCAGCTCTGTGCTTTATGAATCTTCcgattatatttattatttgtaatgttttgGAATCAGCGGAACTAATCATTTGAATATCTTTAGCGGGATGTAAAAGTATGGCAGGTAATGTTAAAATAGGCAATAAACTGGATATGTTTGGTATTTAACATTAGGGGCTGGTTTCTTTCTAAATTTTTAACATCTGTAATGTTATGTATGGATTTTAAATGTAAGTACATACTATATATGcaatcttaaatcaaaaataGATCTACCTTTTGATTTATTTCTCAGATGCATTATTACTTTTGTGCATACAATGTATGTAATGCATTACTTATATCCAAATAGAGCTACAGGAGTATAAACTTAGCATGTCTATAtccatattttgttttatgtagGTTGTAATTGTCTGTAATGCAATTCaattttgaaatatttgtaaatgttCTATTACAATTTTAGTTTCCTCCACTGTTCCTATAGAACGAGCACACCTCACTTAAGGCACTAAACCGTAGATCTCCTGTAGAGAAGAGCCGATCGCACCCCCTGAGGAGCGATGTCTCAGTTTTCCACCGAAGATGAGGCCGAGCTTCAATGCCTGCTGAGAGAGCTCCTGAAAACTGTGAAAGACAGAATCTCAGGAGCACCATCGGTGGAATGTGCAGAAGAAATCTTGCTTCACCTCGAGGAAACTGACAAAAACTTTCACAAGTGAGAGACTTGTCTCTACTATAACGTTTTATGGCTGATTGTTTGACCTATTTACATTGATTCATGCttacatttacatatattttcatGCTGTGTCATCCCGTTACTCAGTTATGAGTTTGTGAAATATCTTCGGGAGTATGTGGAGAGCAGCTTGGGAGCGGTTATTGAAGAGGAGACCGAGAGTTTTACCAGGGGTGATGGTCATGCCGTTGGGTCAGGGCAGGACACCCTAGTTCATGCTGTTACAAAGAGGACGAGGGAGTCAACACAGTATGTTTTTTGTGGTTACTTACCGTGTGATTCTTAAAAATGAATGTAGTAAGAAATATTTTGAAACCTACCATGTGACCTacctttttttatttagaaaattccTTTCATGTTCATTTTCTCAATAGATATTTAAAGTCTGTTCTGTTAATTTATCCAAAAATGATAAatctctcatcatttactcactctcatgttgttttaagtttgtatgagtttctttgttctgttgaacacacaaaaaaaatattttgctaatCGATGATAACCACCCAGTTGACGGCACCCTttaacaaatactatggaagtcaataggtacCATCATCTGTGTGCTGAGCATCCTTCAtctaaatatcttcttttgtgttcaacagaataacaaaactcatacaggtttacatcAACATGAGGATGggcaaatgatgaaagaatttaaatttttgggtgaactattgctttaaaggcagggtatctaattttgaaaaaagctaacggtagccgactagcaatgaaatcacgatcccaccctccattcaaatcgccatccaaagtcacacctctttcaaaacacatgaacacgcacagatcagatgtccacatctcatgtctcattcaccagtgagaaaactttgcagtacaaagcgaataacattaccaaaataagcAACATatacaactggtttacatcagaattagttaaagcacattttcagttgtgtagacgtagtaactatatcgttacgctaatccgtaaacgaacacaaatttcataagcaacacaatgtttcatcaaagttgaatatctgaatccatctcaatacaatcatatcgcgtacctaccttaccgaAAGAAACATGACCCTTTTGACCTCATGCAgttgtttgcatctcgtggtaaagcagtaaaattaccgatgttaatttgggtttttgctctttgctgatccaggcagtttttgctgttgttgttttaaaagatgtctttaaaagattttgtggctcctgttgtcaattcagcaggaaagtttgccattctccctctgtttacagacgggaggtgagcgcacgtgaacgcgccaatgacgtatggtgtctgtgtgaacagGCTGCGCGGTGGCATTCGAATTACGCTTAtggatgagggacaaaaaaggcaacgtccgttcggaccgagatTTACGATtggttaaaaatgttttggtcttacgcctttcacagatgacataaatttctacaaatacatttaaacaacttaacatagtgattgctatcaggatgtgaggagacttttaaccagcataactaaaatgtttctggatcaaatgagataccctgcctttaaactgttgattattttttgtttatgatgtGTTACATGACCTGATTAAATGGGTCAAGCTATAACGTGTCACATGACTTGAATGAATATTACATTAGCtgtgttcaacttcatgcggcTCCTCAAAAAAcgacaggtggatgacgtcAAGGTACCACGAGAACGATTTAAGAAATCATACAGAGAAGTCTAATATCTTGGTGCTTTGACCTCATCTGCCTGTCAGTTTTAGCGATGCagcataaagtcgaacaagttttttatctttaatttgtAGGTATAAACAGATGATGCAAACGCTGAAACAGACTATGATGGTGGTGGTGGAATCACTGATTAATAAATTTGAGGAAGATCAACTAAAGAAAGAAGAAATGCACAGAAAGAGCCAACATGAGCAGTCAAGTAGCCATTACACTGACAATTGCTCTGACAGTGACTCTTCATTTAATCAGGTTTGTAGCCAAACACCTAATTGTCCAACTCGGAAATGGTTTCAGTTCAAAGATGTATTGGAGGCTACTGTAGTCTACATACCCAGATGTTTTATCCTAATTTGGCTAAAGCCCATTGACTGAAGCACTAACTGATGacgtttatttcaaaatgcagaGCTATGCATTTATCAAGCACGAACAGCTGCAAGTCATTGCTGAGAAGCTCGATCCCAGCCGACCACGAGAGGTGAAACTTTCCTCACACACATCTTAAAACACTgcagtctgtgttttttataattacagaaatgtaattttaaaattgtGCCTAATCTTTGTGTTAAACTGCAGGTGCGCTGGGAAGCCCTGCAGTCCCTTTGCCATGCACCACCATCTGATGTTTTGAGCTGCGAAAGCTGGACCGTTCTGCGCAGAAACCTGTCAGCCGCGCTTACTGACCCCGACCCTGACATCAGCGTAAGAGCTTAGTGCTCAATAAGCATTGATATTAAATTAGTCTGCTCACTAGCAGATCATAGTTATTGTTTGTCTACTGTTTCATGAATACTGTAAAATTGGAAAACCTATTTGTTTGTCATACTGCTTTTGCATACTGTTTGCATAATCAGACTTGGGGGAGTAATAGCTTACTTTCAGAGAATAAAGCAGTTGTAATGAAGGAGTTTTGTGCCTATGATTTATTCATGTATCATTCCCTAATACCACAGGCGTTGTGGGTCTTTGTTGCATTTATTGTGAACATTGTATTACTTTGCTTTCACAGGATAAAGTTCTTTGCTTCTTTGCAAAAACCTTTTCATCTTCTCCATTAAATGTGACTAAGGATATCTACACCAGCATAGGTAATAAGATTAATTTAGTGGTACGCTTTGTTAATTGTGCTGTCTCAGTTTTTCTCATCAAGTGATGTCATTCCCTTACAGCAAAAAGCTTGGAGGCTCATTTCCTGTACCACAAGTTGAGTTTTCCTAGTGGCTCTACAGGAATCGATGCAAACAGACCAGATATTGCCCGTCTCTTAAAACAAGTATACATCTGATCTTTTCTCCTTGCTCATCAGTTATGTAGAGCTGGAAATGATTTTGTGTGGCTAAAGATGAATTGTAcctgaaatatatattttccttGATCTTTTCAGATGCGATTAATGAATGACTTTCAAAAGGAAGTGACAACATTTTGGATACGACACCCTGAAAAGTAAGCTGTGGCATTTCAAATCCAAAATTTCATATCCAAAGTATGATACACTCAGTGGCAGCAACCATTAGACATTTCTAACTTTGTCCATCCCcaatttttaaataaccattcATCATGTAACTATTTATTAGTCAAGCTGATAATACTGATAAGTCTGCAGTTCTCAGATAGCCCCTGTCTACTGTATATTTATTCTGCTTAACAAGGacatttttctgtctgtctatgatTATCTTGAATAaacgttattttttttatgtgctgTAGATACATGGAGGAAATCATTGAGAGCAccctctctcttctctctttacATTCTGAACTCGGCACAGAGAAATCTCTCGAATCCATACATTTAATTTCTCTTCTGGATATTAAAGCTAACtggtttaaaaaatggatgGTGAGccaggtttaaaaatatataaaaagtagAAGAAGTGTATATATTtctgtgttcctgtagctcaattaatagagcattgcattagcagcgctaAGGCAAAGGCCAGGCAACCCACATGTTGCTAAATATGTACATTGAGGCGCTTTGAATTAAAGCTCCTGCCTATTACTTTTATGTATATGTTGATATCTATCTGTTGTCTCCTAGCATGGCTACTACAGCAGAACTGTTGTCTTAAGACTTCTTGAGAAGAAGTACAAGTCATTGGTGAGTTGCATCATGTGGAATTAGTATTTATTTAGTCAATTTGATCTTTACAAAATTTGGTCTTATAACCCCTAACCAGTAGTTTCAAGTCAATCACATtacattatttatgttttatgtacACTGTCAAAATTTGTTCCAATCTGTCACTGGGATAGTTATGCTTTAAAAATATCATGGATAAaaagataataaaataaaaagaacatggatccatcatgccttgttaccactgtgcagtctgctggtggtggtgtaatggtgtgggggatgttttcttggcacactttaggccccttagtgtcaattgggcatcatttaaatgccacggcctacctgagcattgtttctgaccatgttcatccctttatgaccaccatgtacccattctCTAAAgcctacttccagcaggataatgcaccatgtcacaaagctcaaatcatttcaaattggtttcttgaacatgacaatgagttcgctgtactaaaatggcccccacagtcgcCAGATCTTAAcctaatagagcatctttgggatgtggtggaatgggagcttcgtgccctgaatgTGCAGCCCACAAatttccatcaactgcaagatgctatcctatcaatatgtgccaacatttctaaagaatgctttcagcaccttgttgaatcaatgccacatagaattaaggcagttcagaaggcgaaagggggtcaaacacagtattagtatgttgttcctaataatcctttaggtgagtgtataaataCACTTTTTGATAGCAATATGTAGCTCTGAAGTACTAAATATAAACTCTGGGTGCAAAGGTGTAACTTTTGATAGGGTACTGTCAAAATGACAGCTAGGGGACATTTTTGACTgaataatgcaaataaaatattaaaatatcgTAAATCAAATAGTGTACAATATGCAGAAGTAAATGTTTCAAATGTATGTAGCTTTTTGTCACATGGAATCACTATGTTGAATGTTTTTGGCCTGCAGTTATCATCTTCTTAGAAATCAGTATAGTTATttgcttttttttattaaatttggAGTCCAAAAGTCAGTTTTGGCAGGCTACGAAAAAAAGAGAGACAAAATAGAGATGTGTAATTTCATGGCTGTAGTAAATTGAGAGTCAAGTTGAGTGCATTACATTGTAAAAGAATGGGGTCTGCAAATCGTGCTTTGTATCATGCTGCACATTTAGCAAAATTATTTATGCATAATTGGTATTGCATACAGAACATTTTCAGACTGTATACTGCAGAAATGTTGAATAAGCAGTATTGTATCTTAGTATGATATTCTACACATGATAAATAATCATTGGGtaatttaaataacatttttaaatgaaatggcTAAACGTAAGAGTTTTCTAAAACGATTCTTATAAGTGTATGTATTTAGGGCTAATTatggattttatttatttattttcctagATTGTAATTGCTCTTCAGCAATGCATTTATTACCATGATTCCTGTGATTCTGTCAGAAACGAAACCTTTGAAATCATCCATGGTCTGGAACATCAGCAGATTGGTACGGCTGAACTTTTGCCCACAATGCACAAATATCAAACTTTATCTGACTTGGCATATGTTTTCTCCTGTGTGTTGTTACAGACTTTTCTCTCATGGTCAACTAGCTAGATTATCACCGGCTATGCAGAGATAATTCGAGTTTATGGTTTTACAGTGAAGAACATTCCCAGAAGCCAGTTTCTGTGTATTAGCCAGAAGACCCAGCTGGAGAAAAACaccaaaacatttgcatgtttatcTTCTGTTAGGATGTAGTCAAGGCAGAACTGCCATGCCTGAACCACCTATACAGTTGTAAAACAACTTGTTTATGACCAATTTagaggaaattgtgtttgtTACACAGAACTGTTACTTACATTTTATCATGTAGTATTGCCACAAACGTCAGATTGTACTGGATTCAAATGAGGCtaatgtacactgtcagaaacaaTGGTGAAAAattggtcccaagctgtcactggagcaGTATCCTTCAAAAagttcctaatatgtaccatataGGTACAGACAGGTATACATTCGGTACCGCTATGTACccttgaagtactaatatgaactctttggtaccaatgtgtacatctgaggcagtggttttcaaactggggggccgcgagatggttccaggggggccccagtttaatgacattt
This window encodes:
- the hsdl1 gene encoding inactive hydroxysteroid dehydrogenase-like protein 1 gives rise to the protein MAAVDSFHLLYREIARSCNCYMETLALVGACYTASKAVILLRDCYSLIRLHFIPRLVYRRDLSQQYGEWAVICGASEAIAKAYAEELARHGICVILISSDVRNLSDTARSITDTYGVETISIKADFSRGPSACKPLSDAMCGKNIGFIVNSLDGSVDLSRDFLDLSEAEMWDTLNKNIVAATLVTRLALPSMVERGKGAVVNISTGGCLRPIPGKGILSASTAFLDNFSRALHYEYGHRGIFVQSLLPFSVASQRPEDHAATGWLIPSPQVYARHALLTLGISHRTTGYWPHTIQFRLVQCLPEWIWLLGTRVLTRGS